Proteins encoded by one window of uncultured Draconibacterium sp.:
- a CDS encoding RagB/SusD family nutrient uptake outer membrane protein, which translates to MKIKSYSLLLIMLLFTGVACTDLEEEWYSAVVPETFFKTEQDVKAALYRSFTHARWYVQEDRWQLQEMTADQFAITTKGPHWYNGGENYRYHYHQWTVNDGWIWQSWRGSLMGVALALDTKQDLENLDYSTVGLTEEDKASHVMQLQTLIAYFYLRGLDFFGGLPIFTSNEGENIPRSSDKETFDHIESLLLEAIPQLPKKVAGEKEEGALRRGAAAAMLAQLYFNAESYIGESRFSECATICQGILNGEYGDYDLDPTWYGALGFYNNESPEVIWSAPSEFNKLQYDWMWNRFYHYETYKYFGLDGGAWNGHHLQPSRKPTGELYTEFKLGNPYEKFDDGDLRKKPYLYKGGGKYEGMFLVGDQISPYGTSYGTQEYKDEVISFVDMVATFKKVGDEYPDIASLPSTMADGEENTGVRLVKAPMPNLADESLRWGADNVIMRLAEVYYMLAECKLRDGDKQAAAELINTVRERNFEDGNDPNPVTADNLDEYRMLDEWGVEFLGEGRRRTDLIRWNKFVNDNWWDHSASNSEHLRRFPVPQDALSGNNALEQNPGYN; encoded by the coding sequence ATGAAAATTAAATCATATAGTTTACTACTAATAATGTTGTTGTTTACCGGTGTGGCCTGTACCGACCTGGAAGAGGAATGGTACTCTGCCGTTGTTCCGGAAACATTCTTTAAAACTGAGCAGGACGTAAAAGCTGCTTTGTACCGTTCTTTTACCCACGCACGCTGGTATGTTCAGGAAGACAGATGGCAACTGCAGGAAATGACTGCCGACCAGTTTGCCATTACAACCAAAGGTCCGCACTGGTATAACGGAGGTGAAAACTACCGCTATCACTATCACCAATGGACAGTTAACGACGGTTGGATCTGGCAATCGTGGAGAGGTTCGCTTATGGGGGTTGCATTGGCTCTAGATACCAAACAAGACCTTGAGAACCTCGACTACAGTACGGTAGGTTTAACAGAAGAAGACAAAGCATCGCACGTTATGCAGTTGCAAACGCTTATTGCGTATTTCTATTTGCGTGGTCTTGATTTCTTTGGCGGCCTTCCGATTTTTACTTCAAACGAAGGTGAAAATATTCCGAGAAGTAGCGATAAAGAAACCTTTGATCATATTGAAAGTTTGCTTTTGGAAGCGATTCCACAGTTGCCTAAAAAAGTAGCCGGAGAGAAAGAGGAAGGCGCACTTCGCAGGGGAGCAGCGGCGGCCATGTTGGCACAATTGTATTTCAATGCTGAATCGTATATTGGCGAAAGCCGCTTTTCAGAGTGTGCAACAATCTGCCAGGGAATCCTGAATGGAGAATACGGTGATTATGATCTTGATCCAACCTGGTATGGAGCTCTTGGCTTCTACAATAACGAATCGCCGGAGGTAATCTGGTCGGCTCCATCGGAGTTTAATAAATTGCAGTACGATTGGATGTGGAACCGTTTCTACCACTACGAAACTTACAAGTATTTCGGTTTGGATGGCGGTGCCTGGAATGGTCATCACTTGCAACCATCGCGCAAACCAACCGGCGAATTGTATACCGAATTCAAATTGGGTAATCCTTACGAAAAATTCGATGATGGTGATTTGCGTAAAAAACCATACCTGTACAAAGGCGGCGGAAAATACGAGGGAATGTTCCTGGTTGGCGATCAAATCAGCCCATACGGAACTTCTTACGGAACGCAGGAATACAAAGACGAGGTGATTTCGTTTGTTGATATGGTAGCCACTTTCAAAAAAGTTGGCGACGAATATCCTGATATTGCATCGTTACCATCTACAATGGCTGACGGTGAAGAAAACACCGGGGTTCGTTTGGTAAAAGCTCCAATGCCAAACCTTGCTGACGAATCGTTACGCTGGGGGGCTGATAACGTAATAATGCGTTTGGCTGAAGTTTATTATATGCTGGCAGAGTGTAAATTACGCGACGGCGACAAACAAGCTGCAGCAGAATTAATTAATACTGTTCGCGAACGTAATTTTGAAGATGGTAATGACCCAAATCCTGTAACCGCAGATAATTTGGATGAATACAGAATGCTGGATGAGTGGGGCGTAGAATTTCTTGGTGAAGGCCGACGTCGTACTGATCTAATCCGCTGGAATAAATTTGTGAATGACAATTGGTGGGATCACAGCGCTTCAAATTCGGAGCATTTACGCCGTTTCCCTGTGCCTCAGGATGCACTGTCGGGCAACAATGCACTGGAACAAAATCCGGGTTACAACTAA